A genomic stretch from Mycobacterium malmoense includes:
- a CDS encoding PPK2 family polyphosphate kinase has protein sequence MARWRGLAQATLVKPGSQVDLARDFDPGLRDERLGKAAGLEALAEATATLVALQDRFFAQADRALLIILQAIDAAGKDGTIKHVMSGLNPEGVDVYSFKAPSAIEQAHDYLWRHHRVLPQLGRIAVFNRSHYENVLVTRVHPETLWPPAAINSKGLWRRRFRDINNWERYLTDNGTVIVKLFLNVSRGEQRRRFLERIEEPEKNWKFSVADLREREFWDDYQRAISEMLSHTSTEWAPWHVIPADHKWFSHLSTSAVLVRALEDLDPHYPRIASADKAAFEQAKRKLLGEHG, from the coding sequence ATGGCCCGGTGGAGAGGGCTGGCGCAGGCCACGCTGGTCAAGCCGGGCTCGCAGGTCGACCTCGCCCGAGACTTCGACCCCGGCCTTCGCGACGAACGGCTCGGGAAGGCCGCTGGTCTCGAGGCCCTGGCCGAGGCCACCGCCACGCTGGTGGCATTGCAGGACCGCTTCTTCGCCCAAGCCGACCGGGCGTTGTTGATCATTCTCCAGGCGATTGACGCCGCGGGTAAGGACGGCACCATCAAGCACGTCATGAGCGGGCTGAACCCCGAGGGCGTCGACGTGTACAGCTTCAAAGCGCCCTCAGCGATAGAGCAGGCGCATGACTATCTGTGGCGCCACCACAGAGTGCTGCCGCAGCTGGGCCGCATCGCGGTGTTCAACCGGTCGCATTACGAGAACGTGTTGGTCACCCGTGTGCACCCGGAGACGCTGTGGCCACCCGCGGCGATTAATTCAAAAGGCCTCTGGCGGAGGCGCTTTCGCGACATCAATAATTGGGAGCGTTACCTCACCGATAACGGGACGGTCATCGTCAAACTGTTTCTCAACGTTTCCAGAGGAGAACAGCGGCGACGGTTCCTCGAGCGCATCGAGGAACCCGAGAAGAACTGGAAGTTCTCCGTCGCCGATCTGCGCGAACGCGAGTTCTGGGATGACTACCAGCGGGCCATCTCGGAGATGCTCAGCCACACCAGCACCGAATGGGCGCCCTGGCATGTGATTCCCGCGGACCACAAATGGTTCAGCCATCTGTCGACCTCCGCGGTCCTGGTGCGGGCACTGGAAGATCTCGACCCCCACTATCCGCGGATCGCCAGCGCGGACAAGGCCGCATTCGAGCAGGCAAAACGGAAATTACTGGGCGAGCACGGATGA